The genomic stretch CCGCCATCGGGCCCATACTTCGCTCCCCGGTCAATGTAGACCTCTGAACAAGGCCCGGCCGGCCCGGCTTGTCCGGTTGACCAGTAGTTGTCCTTGATGCCGCGCCGCTGAATCCGTTCCGGGGCCAGGCCGGCAATTTCGCGCCAAAGCCGGGCGGCTTCGTCGTCGTCCTGAAATACCGTCACCCAGATCTTGTCTGGGTCGAAGCCCAAAAAGCCGTCGCTCTGGCTGCCTGTAACCAACTCCCAGGCGTACTCGATGGCGCCGGCTTTGAAGTAGTCGCCAAAAGAGAAGTTGCCGTTCATCTGGAAGAAGGTGACGTGGCGGGTGGTTTTGCCAACCTCTTCAATATCCCCTGTGCGGACACACTTTTGCACCGAGGTGGCCCTGGGCCACGGCGCTGGCACCTGGCCCAACATATACGGGATGAACGGCACCATGCCCGCCACGGTAAACAGCAGGGACTTGTCTTCGCTGATAAGTGAGGCGGAAGGTACTAGGGCGTGGTCGTGGGCGGCAAAATAGTCCAAGAAGCGCGAACGGATCTGGCTGGTCTGCACGTTATTCCTCCGTTTGGCCGGTTAGCAGAGCGGCCCGCAGCTCAGCCTCCCGCCGCTTGGCCGCCTGGCGAACTTCGCCAACCAAACCGGTGGCGGCTTGGGTCGCCTGGCCCAGGCTTTGGCCCAAACCCTCAGGGCTCAGCGCCTGGGTGGCGCGGCGGACTTGACTGGCTATCAGCACAGCCAGACCGGCGCCAAGACCCAGACCTAGAGCAATCCAAAGGCCGCGGCGCATTTAGCTGTCCTTCTTCCCGCGTTTGGTGAAAGTGGACCGGACCGCATAGGTGAAGGCGGCCAGGCGGATCAGCGGGCCACCAACCGTGGCGCTAAACAGCGCCATCATGGCCGAGACGTTTTGTGTGACTTCGGCTGTGGCTGTGGTGATGGTGTCGACCTTTTCGAGTTGTGAATTGGTCGCCTCAACTGTGGTGGCGGCTTCATCCAAGATTGGCACAGTGTGTTCGGTTAGCTCTTTGACCGATTTGGTGGCCTGTTTGAAGACGCCCCCTAACCGCATTACTGGCACCGCCAGGAAGCCAACTAGGGCCACAAAAGCAATCGCCGCGATCAAACCGGCCACGTCGCCAACGCTCATTGCATCCTCCTTAGCGGGAGTAGTGCTCCACCACTAGTTGCACATCGCAGGTGATTGGAACCTCAGCCCGCTTGGGCCGGCGCACCAGCTGGGTGCGTAAACGCTCAAGGTTGACCTCCAAGT from Micrococcales bacterium encodes the following:
- a CDS encoding DUF6167 family protein: MRRGLWIALGLGLGAGLAVLIASQVRRATQALSPEGLGQSLGQATQAATGLVGEVRQAAKRREAELRAALLTGQTEE
- a CDS encoding alanine--tRNA ligase-related protein, coding for MQTSQIRSRFLDYFAAHDHALVPSASLISEDKSLLFTVAGMVPFIPYMLGQVPAPWPRATSVQKCVRTGDIEEVGKTTRHVTFFQMNGNFSFGDYFKAGAIEYAWELVTGSQSDGFLGFDPDKIWVTVFQDDDEAARLWREIAGLAPERIQRRGIKDNYWSTGQAGPAGPCSEVYIDRGAKYGPDGG
- a CDS encoding DUF948 domain-containing protein; this encodes MSVGDVAGLIAAIAFVALVGFLAVPVMRLGGVFKQATKSVKELTEHTVPILDEAATTVEATNSQLEKVDTITTATAEVTQNVSAMMALFSATVGGPLIRLAAFTYAVRSTFTKRGKKDS